CCGTCAAGGCGCGCCGCGGGAAACGGAAGGCGTCAGGGGGCCCCGGCGCCCGCCGTCGCCGCCTCCCCCCCCCCGGCCAGCTCCACCGCCAGCCGGTCCAGGAGGAGCCACCCCACCGCGGTCAGCCGCAGCGTCCCGCCCGCGGTCGCCGCCCACCCCCGGCGCTCCCACTCCTCCGCCAGGTGCCGCTCCGCTTCCGCCGCCCCCTCCAGCGGGTACCCGGCGTCGGTGCGGAGGAGGAGCCAGACGCGCTCCAGCTCCGCCTCCTCCCGGACCACGCGCTCCTCGCCCTCCACGGGGAGGCGCCCGTCGCGCAGCGCGTCCCTGTACGCGTCCCATCCGCGCAGGTTCCACCGCCGCAGCGGCGTGTAGAAAGCGTGCGCGCCCGGCCCCAGCGCGGCGTACGGCGCGCCGGTCCAGTACACGAAGTTGTGCCGCGAGCGGCGCCCCGGGAGCCCGAAGTTGGAGACCTCGTAGTGCTCGAGCCCCGCCCTTGTGAGCCGCCGGTTCGCGAGCAGGTACTCGTCGGCGTAGCGGTCCTCGTCCGCCAGCGTCTCCCTCCCCTCGTGCACCCACCGCCCCAGCGGCGCCGCGGCCTCGGCGGTGAGGCCGTAGAGGGAGACGTGCTCCGGCTCCAGCTCCAGCGCGCGCTCCAGGTCGGCCGCCCAGTCGCGCCCGAGCCGGTCCGGGATCCCGAAGATCAGGTCCACGCTGACGTTGTCGAACCCCGCGGCGCGCGCGGCGAGCATGGCGCGCGCGGGACCCTCCACGCCGTGCAGGCGCCCCATCCAGCGCAGCGCCTCCGGGTGGAAGGTCTGCGCGCCCAGCGAGATCCGGTTCACCCCGGCGGCCCGCCAGTCCTCCGCCACCTTGCGGGTGAAGCTCTCAGGGTTGGCTTCGCAGGTCCACTCGACGGTCGCCGGATCCCACGCGGCGTAGGGGCGCAGCCGCTCCCGGAGCTCGGCCATCGCCCCGGTCGCCAGCATCGAGGGCGTCCCCCCGCCGACGTAGATCGTGTCGAGCCGCAGCGGCTCCGCCCACCCGCGCTCCTGCGCGAGGAGCCGCATCTCGGTGGCTACGGCGTCCAGCCACTCGTCCGTGGGCGCCTCCCTGGTGGCCTGCACCGCGAAGTCGCAGTACGAGCACCGCCGCGCGCAGAAGGGGACGTGCACGTACAGCGACCGGGGCGGAGACTCGCTCCCCGCCCCCCAGCCGACCCGCTCCCCCGCCCCCACCAAACCCTCTACCGCCATGAAGCCCCGCGCTCCGGTTCCCGGCGCGAGCCCTGTGCCCGCGCCCGGCCTTCACGACACCCCAGCGGGCGCTCCGTTCCCTGCCTCGCCTCCGCTCAGCAGCGCCGGTAGCGCTTCCCGGGGAGCGTCTCCGCCGCGCCACGCAGCTCCAGCCCGAGGAGGGCGGCGAGGGCGGTGCCGGGGGCCAGGTCCGCTGCGGCGGCGACCTCGTCGACGTGCAGCGGCTCCGTGCCGAGCGCCGCCCAGGCCTGCGCCTCCTCCGGGGAGAGGCCTTCCGGCTCGGCGGCCTCCGGCCGCGGCTCCGGCTCGAGCGGGAGCGGGGACGCCGCGGCGCGCCGCGACAGGACCGGAGCCGGACGGCCGACGCCGCGAAGCTCCTCCAGCACGTCGGCGGCGGAGGTGACCAGCCGGGCGCCCTCCTTGAGGAGCTGGTTCGTGCCCGCGCTCACCGGCGAGCCGATGGGCCCCGGGACGGCGAACACCTCCTTGCCCTGCTCCAGCGCGTAGGTGACGGTGTGCTGCGCGCCGCTCTTCACCGCCATCTCCACCACGAGGACGCCCTCGCCAAGCGCGGAGATCAGGCGGTTGCGGCGGGGGAAGTTGCCGGCGCGCGGCTCCTCGCCGGGCGCCAGCTCGGTGATGAGGAGCCCGCGCTCGCGCATGGCCGCGAAGAGCCGCGCGTTCTCGCGGGGGTACACCAGGTCGATGCCGTGCCCCAGCACCCCGACGGTCTCCCCCTCTGCCGCCAGCGCCCCCGCGTGTGCGGCGGCGTCGATCCCCTTCGCCATCCCGCTCACGATCCCGTACCCGGCCCGGGCCAGGTCGCCCGCCAGCTCCTGCGCGGTCCGCCGCCCGTACTCCGTCGGCTCGCGCGTCCCCACGATGCCCACGGCTGGCTTCCCCAGCAGCTCCAGCCTGCCGCAGACGAAGAGGAGAAAGGGCGCGTCCGTGAGCGCGCGGAAGGCGTCCGGGTAGGCGAGGTCGTCCGGGGTGATCGCCACCGCGCCGAGCTTCCCCAGCCGCTCCATGGCCTTCGCCGTGCGCTCACGCCCCTCCACCCCGGCCGCCGCCACGACCTTCGCAGCGGTCCCCTCCCCGAACCGCGGCAGCGCGACCAGCTCGGCCACGGACGCGCCGAGCACCCGCTCCGCCGACCCGAAGCGCTTCAACAACTGTGCAAGCCGGAGCGGCCCCACGCCCGGGACCATGGAGAGGCGGAGGAGCGGTTCGAGCGCGGAAGGGGAGAGCGGCATTGGAACGGAGGTGCGAAGTGCGAAGCGGCGCCCCCACGGAGAGGGTCGCAGGGAGGAGGCGGGGTGGTCGGAGGAAGAAGTGGATGTTTGAGCGAAGCGAGTTCACTTCCTCCGGAGACCATCCCGCCTCCGACCGTCACGCGCGACAGACCCCCCGCAACCTGTCGGGAAGAGGCGCCCCGCAGGAGAACGGAGACGCATCGAAGTATCGGCCGCCAACGTAGCGGCCGACACTCCGGAGCCCGCCCAAAGCTCAGCCGCCTACGGCCGCCACTCTTCCGGCTCGTCCCCGCCCCGCTCCTCCGCGACGACGCGGGCCGCGTGGGTCCAGAGCCCCTCCAGGAGCGGATCGAGCCCCCGCTGCGCCACCGATGAGACCAGGAACTGCCCCCAGGCCTCCGGCGCCTCCACCCGCGGCTGCGGCCACTCCGGCGGGAGCAGGTCCGCCTTGGTGAACACCACGCAGTGGGGCTTCGCCGCCAGCTCCTCCGAGTACGCCCGCAGCTCTGCCATGAGCCGGTCGTACTCCTCCTGCGGCTCCAGCGCGTCCGCAGGGATCATCAGCGCCAGCGTGCGCGTCCGCTCGATGTGGCGGAGGAACTGGTGCCCCAGCCCCTTCCCCTCGTGCGCGCCCTCGATGATCCCCGGGATGTCCGCGATCACGAAGGTCCGGCTCCCGGAGAGCTGCACCACCCCGAGGTTCGGCGTGAGCGTGGTGAAGGGATAGTCCGC
The DNA window shown above is from Longimicrobiaceae bacterium and carries:
- the hemW gene encoding radical SAM family heme chaperone HemW, whose protein sequence is MAVEGLVGAGERVGWGAGSESPPRSLYVHVPFCARRCSYCDFAVQATREAPTDEWLDAVATEMRLLAQERGWAEPLRLDTIYVGGGTPSMLATGAMAELRERLRPYAAWDPATVEWTCEANPESFTRKVAEDWRAAGVNRISLGAQTFHPEALRWMGRLHGVEGPARAMLAARAAGFDNVSVDLIFGIPDRLGRDWAADLERALELEPEHVSLYGLTAEAAAPLGRWVHEGRETLADEDRYADEYLLANRRLTRAGLEHYEVSNFGLPGRRSRHNFVYWTGAPYAALGPGAHAFYTPLRRWNLRGWDAYRDALRDGRLPVEGEERVVREEAELERVWLLLRTDAGYPLEGAAEAERHLAEEWERRGWAATAGGTLRLTAVGWLLLDRLAVELAGGGEAATAGAGAP
- the dprA gene encoding DNA-processing protein DprA, whose product is MPLSPSALEPLLRLSMVPGVGPLRLAQLLKRFGSAERVLGASVAELVALPRFGEGTAAKVVAAAGVEGRERTAKAMERLGKLGAVAITPDDLAYPDAFRALTDAPFLLFVCGRLELLGKPAVGIVGTREPTEYGRRTAQELAGDLARAGYGIVSGMAKGIDAAAHAGALAAEGETVGVLGHGIDLVYPRENARLFAAMRERGLLITELAPGEEPRAGNFPRRNRLISALGEGVLVVEMAVKSGAQHTVTYALEQGKEVFAVPGPIGSPVSAGTNQLLKEGARLVTSAADVLEELRGVGRPAPVLSRRAAASPLPLEPEPRPEAAEPEGLSPEEAQAWAALGTEPLHVDEVAAAADLAPGTALAALLGLELRGAAETLPGKRYRRC